A genomic region of Metopolophium dirhodum isolate CAU chromosome 1, ASM1992520v1, whole genome shotgun sequence contains the following coding sequences:
- the LOC132936255 gene encoding inhibitor of growth protein 4-like: MASAPYLDDFESSLNKLPEELQQNLTLMLDLNSKSRKLMDEADKMADDYISNIRKYSVEKQKGIMSKIQSKFDEAKNISDDKVQLSIQNYALVDKHIRKLDTELLRFKGKTQLQTDMRDTAIKAKINLPPKKGGSKLKGPSTSSAVTGPSNQTNSVDNVAVATSCLSGASVGHRIAHSAYVDMPIDPNEPTFCLCKQVLFGEMIGCDNPDCDIEWFHFECVSLTTKPKEEWFCPNCVKDKKKK; this comes from the exons atggctTCAGCTCCATACTTGGATGACTTTGAGAGCA GTTTGAACAAACTCCCTGAagagttacaacaaaatttAACTCTGATGCTCGATCTCAACTCTAAATCTCGAAAACTGATGGATGAAGCTGACAAAATGGCCGACGATTATATTTCAAACATCAGAAAATATTCGGTAGAGAAACAGAAAGgaataatgtcaaaaatacaatccAAATTTGATGAAGCAAAAAACATATCTGATGATAAAGTTCAACTGTCAATACAAAACTATGCATTG GTTGATAAACATATTCGGAAGTTGGATACAGAACTATTGAGATTTAAAGGAAAAACTCAATTGCAAACTGATATGCGTGACACTGCCATAAAggctaaaattaatttaccaccGAAAAAAG gaGGTTCAAAATTAAAAGGTCCATCTACATCCAGTGCTGTCACTGGTCCATCAAACCAAACCAACAGCGTAGACAATGTTGCAGTAGCGACTAGTTGCCTTTCTGGTGCTTCAGTTGGTCATAGAATCGCACATTCGGCTTATGTCGACATGCCTATCGATCCCAATGAACCAACATTTTGTCTGTGCAAACAAGTATTGTTTGGTGAAATGATAGGCTGTGATAACCCAGAT tgtGATATTGAATGGTTCCACTTTGAATGTGTCAGTTTAACTACCAAGCCCAAAGAAGAATGGTTTTGTCCAAACTGTGTAAAAGacaagaagaaaaaataa